A window of Drosophila sulfurigaster albostrigata strain 15112-1811.04 chromosome X, ASM2355843v2, whole genome shotgun sequence genomic DNA:
TTCTTCTAAAAGTTTCTTTTATCACctattaacaagtaagaaagctatgatcgactgtaagatacccgctatccattttgattcaaagaaaaacagtgagctattaatttaaaaatataccgaaataaacttacaacaaaaatactaaaaaatacgaaaaaatatactgttttgaataaaagcaaaacagtgcggtatttattttaaaatatactgagttgatatactacaaaaatacttaaaataaagaCAACCCAATGCggcaataattttaaaatataccaaattaatactaaaatttaaaaatatatcaattagaataaaagccaaacagtgctgtattagttttaaactacaccaaatgaatataccaaacgaaatattaaaaaatatactaaaggctatatttggtatattgatagagTACTATATTCTAGgatatagagtgcaaaatataccagattgtcaggcaAAGCAACTCGATGACTTCTGCCTGTTAgctagaagggtattatcTATCCTATTGATAGAGGAAGATATCCCAAATTGTCAGGCAAATCAATTAGATGCACTAACTGATAATACCCTGCTACCCTCTTGAATATTAATCATTAATACTGACACCCTCTCCCCTATTCCTTTCAGCTCGTGCTGAAGGACTTCAGCTTAACGCTGCGACCGGGACAAACGGTGGCTTTGGTCGGCGCCAGCGGATCAGGGAAATCAACGATAGCTGCGCTGCTGGAACGCTTCTACGAACCCACCGCGGGCAACATCAAGATCGATGGCTACAAGCTCGCCGACATTTCGCCGTATTGGCTGCGCGCCAACGTGCTCGGTTTCATCGAACAGCAGCCGGTGTTGTTTGGCACCAGCATACTGGAGAATGTGCGCTATGGCAAACCGACGGCGAGTCCCGACGATGTCTACGCCGCCTCGAAGCTGGCGCAATCGCATGACTTTGTCACCGCTCTGCCCGATGGCTATGACACCAATGTGGGTGAGCGGGGCACACAGCTGAGCGGGGGGCAGAGGCAGCGCATTGCGATCGCTAGGGCGCTGGTGAAGAATCCGCGTGTGCTGATCCTCGATGAGGCGACGAGTGCGCTGGACGCCACCAGCGAGGCGGAGGTGCAAAAGGCTCTCGACACTGCCGTGCAGAATCGCACCACATTGGTGATTGCCCATCGACTGTCCACCATCCGCAATGCCGATCTGATTGTCGTCCTCGATCAAGGACGCGTCGTCGAGGTAAGGATTcaaatctatctatctatctatctcaTTTCTTTACCTTAACTAATTCCTGATTTCTTCCCCTCCTTAGACCGGCAAGCATGACGAGCTTATGGCCAAGCGTGGCCTGTACTTTGAGCTGGTCCGTCAGCAGGAGCGACGCGAGATCCAGGATCAAGTGCAGGCGGCCGAAGAGGTGTTGTCAACTGCCACGAcggtgactgcgactgcaacgccgtcgacaaaaacaacaacaacaacaacgccgccagcaacgacgacggcaacaacaacaactacgctGCCGCAAggttaaaaaaaacaacaacagagtttAGAGCAATGTGACGAAAATACATATGAATTCCCTGtacataattttttatttatttttacaaactatttttatttgtattttttttttgattgctAAGTGGAAATTGTAATGCAAATTAGGCAAATGGAAGCGAATTAGTTGatgtttaataaatgaaaatacttgTGTTGATTTATGTACACAATTTGTTTGCGCTTCTTTTGTAATTCAAAATTCGCGCACTCTCTTTGCAGCGATAACTTTGGTCTTCTCTTTGCACTTGGTGTTTATCGATATGCCGATATTTGGAGCTGTGTGGCGCTTGGAGCATTTTAACGTTTTGGGCGCAACGGTCACACTGTTCGCTACAACGCTAGTctcattttggttttttttttaaacaaatgcatttgttttttttttgtgttcgaCTTGTGTGTGCAGTAGTGTAATTGAAGTGACCAGCAAACGTGCGACCGGCTGTGGTAAAATGGTTTGAGGACGAAAACGTAAACGCGACGAAAATTCGCAATGTGCGTAAAACATCatcaacaccagcaacagcaacaacaacaacaacgaaaacagcATCAAAATACGAGATAAattatgtaagtgtgtgtgtgtgtgtaagtttgAGTTTGAGCGCGTTCGTGTacctgcgtgtgtgtgtgtgtgtgagtacgGTTttgggcagcaacaactattaGTAagaatgcaacaacaacaccaataacaacaacaataataataataatagcacaAGTTTGCTATTTGTTAATGCTgatgtcgttgccgttgccgtttcGTTATTGTTCCCGTTCCCCCACACACGAATTTTAATCAacagcaacttttttttgtgttatgtgcttgtgtctgtttgtttgtctgtctgtgtgtgcatTCGTCATTTCACGCgcgcgtgtctgtgtgtgtgtgtgtacatttttttgttattgctgtaaCTAGTGTTAAGGTGACAATGTGCACATAGTAGTAGGTACGACGTAAGGAAAATGAACGGCGCTGCGTCAGCTGGTTAATATTAAACGTTATTAACAGcagtaataataacaacaacaacaacgacagcattGGCGagtcatttgtttttatgcagCAGGAGTTAAGTCAAGTTGTCGTCACTCCATTTCTCAGGGTCAATGCTGCCAATAACAATAGTCTCTCCACTACCCcctccatccatccatccttctctctttcgctccaACACCATCATCTTCATAAATTCCCGCAGTGCTGAGCAGTGCAGTTGAACTTTCCGAACTAGTTCGCAAAATGATCGAAGAATGCAAattaccaacaaaaaaatatatatttgaagtgCATGTAATGCCGGCTCTGACATCATGCTTCAATTAGACATTGGCAATAAAGTAGTTTGACTTgcgttttgttgtattttttttttttttgattttgattttgtagtAGTTCCATTTCGATTTGAAAACCGGTTCACCAAACAAAGGCTTGCCAGATCGTCAGCAACtcaaatgcagcaacaactaagcgctctctctctcgctctcttttcgATCTGCTCTCTTAGCCAACCGAACGCGacagaaacacaaacacacacatacatatgcagatgcagatgcagcaacaaaaagaattgaaacagcagcagcgaggcGGCAGCGTCGTCAGCGGCAGCGTGCTGCCAACCTGCGCCAGCTGCCTCTGCCCGCTGCtgacgtcgccgtcgacgaAAAAACACAACGATGAACCGATAGTGATGGCACTTGGCCAACAATGGCATTGCGATTGTTTTCGCTGCTCCGTCTGCGATTCCCATCTCCACAATTGGTATTTTGAGCGTGAGAATTTGCTCTATTGCCGTGACGATTATTACGCACGCTTCGGCGATGCCTGTCAGCAGTGCATGGCCGTCATAACGGGACCCGTGATGGTTGCCGGCGAGCATAAATTCCATCCGGAATGCTTCTGTTGCGCCGCCTGCGGTTCATTCATCGGCGAAGGCGAATCCTATGCCCTGGTCGAACGCTCCAAATTGTATTGCGGCCAATGCTATGGCAAAAAGAGTCGTCTCCCCATCGATGCGAGGCCACGGATCACAAAAGCCGGCAAGCCAATGCATTCCATCCGGCTCGTCGAGATTCCCAAGGATGCCACGCCCGGTCTGCGTGTGGATGGCGGCGCCCTCGACGACGGTTGTCCCACGGTCCGGATAACCGAGTAAGTCTTCCACATAGATCCCCGCTTACTCCTTTACTTTGCTCACTCCACTCTCCAAGAATGCGACCCACTAATTgactaattgcaattaatttgttcCACTGATTCACTACTAAAACTTAATTGGTATTTTACGCCTCCACTGTGGTTCGTATTTTCCAAACTTGTCAGTATTTTCGAGtactaaaactaaatactaaGTGGTATTAATTACCACACAAATTCAGTTTAAACAATTGActaatttcagtatttatatactaacTTATTGTTACATACTAACTAAGAGGTATCTTAAGTTACACTGTATTTACAAACTtgtcagtatttttgtgtactaaaactaaatactaaGTTGTATTAATTACCTTAAACTtgtcagtatttttgtgtactAAAAAGtatcattaaatattatgaagTTTATCAAATTGACTAATTTGATTCtgatttagtatttatatactaacTAATTCGTACATGTCAACTATATATACTAACTAAGAGGTATATAATTGATATCTTAAGTTCAACAGTGGATCGTATTTAATTAGCATTTTCGTTTACTTAGACTTTCAACTAAATACCAACACCTATACAAATTCAGTATTTTCTGGCTAAAGCTTAAACGATTGACTAATTTGCTTCTGATTcagtatttatatactaacTGATATGTACCagctatatataatatatactaacaATATGACTATCACTAAATACTAACACCATAAACATTCAGTATTCTCAGGCTGAAGTTTAAACGATTGACTAATTTGCTTTAGTATTTTACTAATTATATActaactatatatactatatactaacTAATAGGTATATACAACTATCACTAAATACAAACACCTCACAAATTCAGTATTTATCTGCTGAAGTTGAACCAATTGACAGTATTTATAATCTAACTTATTTGTatgtaatatgtatgtaaagttAAATAAGAgattcataaaaaataatttatatttactttaaccAAATTgcgaaattcaaatataagaTATCATATTCTTTCGCAACTTcgttaactaaaaaaaaaaataactttcaatgaataattctttgtttatttaaaatataattagaatttacatttttatgtaattataagttttgcttaataattgtattaagtttgttttaagCATTGATCTTAACTGTGGTGCTGGTTTCATGTGTCttcaccctctctctctctctctctctctttctttatcTGCTTCTCCCATTCACTCACTCGCAAACGCAATCgcgctgtctcgctctctttgtCGAAATCGAAgtttaatatgtaaattttacGGTCGCATGGGCAAATACGCGTTCTCCTTGCTCACCTCGGTGGCGGATCGTTGTTGTGCTTCATATAGGTAAAAACTAATCCTCATCAAGTCGAtccttttaaataattcaattccCCATTTGCCAAGTAAACAGAACGGATTAATTCATCACTTCTTTTTCGCTTACAGGATCGATGTGAATCTGACAAATTTACACATTGGCGATCGGATACTCGAGGTGAACGGAACTCCGGTGAGCAACTCGTCGGTGGAACAGATCGATAAACTGATACGGAGCAATGAGAAGATGCTTCAGCTGACTGTGGAACACGATCCGGTTCAAGTTTGTCGCAGTTGCAGCCAGGCGGACATTCAACGTGCGAGTTCCGCATCCACTTTGATTCTCCCTCTGAGCACCTCGGCATCGAGTGTTGAGGTCGGTGGACGTGGTCGGGAGAGACTTTACAAGGCAGCTGAATCGAATGGCACAAAGGCGCGCAAGATGCGGCAACAaacgttgcaacaacaacagcagcagcagcagcagcaatcacaacatcaacaacatcatcagcaacagcagcaaccacaactcCTCAAAGAGAAAGAACGCTGCTCGAGTTTGTCGAAGCTGTTGGATGAACAGCATACGGCGCAACAGCATTCGGCGCATCCGCAACTTTATGATTTATCGAGGACGCAAAGCTGTCGCGTTGTTCAGAAGCCGCAGCGCATTTTTCGGGCCTCGGATCTCGTGATGGGCGAGAAACTCGGCGAAGGATTCTTTGGCAAAGTGTACAAGGTGACGCATCGCTTGACCGGCGAGCTGATGGTCCTCAAGGAGTTGCATCGCGCCGACGAAGAGGCGCAGAAGAATTTCATCAAAGAGGTCGCCGTGTTGCGTTTGCTCGATCATCGGCATGTGCTCAAATTTATTGGGGTCCTCTACAAGGATAAGAAACTTCACATGGTCACCGAATACGTCGCTGGCGGTTGCCTCAAAGAATTAATTCATGATCCCGCCCAGTCATTGAGTTGGCCACAGCGCGTCTGCTTGGCTCGGGACATCGCCTGTGGCATGAGCTATTTGCATTCCATGAACATCATCCATCGTGATCTCAATTCGATGAATTGTCTTGTGCGCGAGGATCGTTCGGTGATCGTCGCCGATTTTGGTCTTGCTCGGAGTGTTGATGCTCCACGTCTTTCCACGGCCAACGCCAATGCCAGTAACAGTAATAGTCCAGCTGCCAGTTCGGGATTCGATTCGAGTGCCGCTTTGTCGCCCAGCGGCACGATGAGGCGCAGCAAGAGTCGACAGCGCAGGCAGAGATACACTGTTGTAGGGAATCCCTATTGGATGGCACCCGAGATGATGAAGGGCCTCAAGTACGACGAAAAAGTGGACGTCTTCTCCTTCGGCATCATGCTTTGCGAGGTGAGTTATCACTTTCGTGAACGTTTCACTGGCAGGcctatttttttgtacttcATTTCAACATTGCTCAGCATACGAACTTTTTTCTTGTATCAATTTATCGAATTccttagttttattttttggtatttctttgtacttcatttaaatattactaattacaattgaatgcaatgaattcaatttgtatcAATTTCTACAAATTCCTCgcttcaaattgtattttgtggtatgCCACTTTCGTAAACGTTTCACTGGCGTGTTTCttcataattcaatttgaatgcagTGAAATCATGCGAAGTTTTCTCTTACAAATTTTTAGTACTCTTcacttcttattttttgtggtatgCCGCTTTCTTGAACTTTTCATTGGCTGACTTCTTTATACAACATTACTTATTTCGAAGGAATGCAACGAAATCCATCTTTCTCTTGTATCAATTTCTCGAATTCCTTACTTCAAATAGTTTTTTGGTGTATGGCACTTTCGTGAACGTTTCACTGGCTGTCATACttcttttcaatattattcatttcgaATGAATGCAGCCAAATCATACGAAGCTTTATCTTGTATAAATTTCTCGAATTCCTCACTTTAAATTGTTCCGTAAACGTTTCACTGTCTGAATGAATGCAACGTAAGCATACGAAGATTTCTCTTATAGCACTTTTTCGAATTTCTTACTTCAAAATAATTGCTCGGATTGACTGTTTTACTccctctttttgtttttgccatttacGGAAATGTTTCACTGTCTATTTCTTCACTTACTTATTCGATATTCACATTCTCTTTTGCTTCGTCTTTCGCAAACGTTTCACTGTCTAATTCTTTTCTTGCTTCTTCGGGAATCTCTTTTGCTTCCTCTTTTTGTTAGTGTCACATTTGCCAAAGTTTCACTGTATAATTCTTTactctcttttgctctctctttcgcaatcctttaatatttgcaatctCTTTTACTGCCTCTTTCTCAATTGTTTCACTGTCTAAATTCTTTACTTGGCTCTTCTTCGATATTCATAACTTCTTTTGTTCCTCCTTTCGCAATTGTTTCACTGTCTAATTCTTTACTTGTTCTTTTACTTCCTCTTTCGCAAACGTTTCACTGTCTAAAGGTTTACTTGTTCTTTTACTTACTCTTTCGCAAACGTTTCCCTGTCAGCAAATACTTCTTTCTTCCTTTGAATGTCTTAGAAATCTCTCACTAATCAATTTGCTTTCCCCATTTTAGATCATTGGCCGCGTTGAGGCGGATCCGGACTACATGCCGCGCAACTCGGACTTCAGTCTCAATCAGCAGGAGTTTCGGGAGAAGTTCTGCGCCCATTGCCCCGAGGCGTTCGTCAAGGTGGCGTTCGTGTGCTGCGATCTGAATCCGGATATGCGACCCTGCTTCGAGACGCTCTACATATGGCTGGAGCAGCTGCGCAGTCTGTTGGATGCACAGCAAACGCCGCCGGCGCGACTTCTGCACGAGATTGAGAACTTTCAGGATAGTTACATCAGTTCGGAGGACGCATTGTCGCCCACCTCGCAAAGGAGTCTCGACAATCTGACCGCCGaggcgacaacgacaacggagGCGGCAGCTGAGGAAAAGGAGAACGTGGAGCAGCAACCAGCGGAGCAACAGGTTGTGATGCGGGCCCAGGACATTCCAAAGTCGCCGCACCTGGGCAAGGATTTCTCGCCGAGCGGCGAGCGACTGAGAGACAGCATGAGAGCGCGTCGTCGTCAGCGATTCCTGGGCGCCCAGCAGCAACTGCGAGGCCTGACCCCGGAGACAACGTCAACGGAGCGTGCGCTGAAGCAGGCGCTAAAGAAATGTCGACCCTTTGGGGAGAAGGGTTATCTGGTTGATTTGCGACCCGGTGGCGAGCTGCAGCTGAACGATGTGCGTGATTTGAACAACTATTCGGATGTGGACTCGAGTTGTGATACGAGCTTAAACTATCACGAAGTGAATGCAACGactacaacgacgacgacggcgatgGAGacgcctcctcctccgccaactccgccgccgccgccgcctccccTCGAGCATCGTTTGGCCTTTGAGGATATGCGCACGAGGTTGCATCAGTGTCGCAGCAAGTTCGAGCATCTTGAGGAGGCGAATCGCCGGAATTTCAGTCAAGCGCAGCACTCGATGCGCAACTTTTTCAAAACGCCGCCGGTGGCCCTCAAAATGTTTCAACGTCTCGAGCACGAGGCGTCCCtaaatggcaacggcaacaacaacaacaacaataacaacacttCAACGCCGCCTCCGCTGCGTCGCATCAATCAGACGCCCATCTTTGGACGTCGCCAGTTGCCGGCTGCTTTGCCACAGCTGCCTCAGTCCGAATCCCTCGAACATCTGGCGGCAACTGCAAagcaatcaacaacaacggcaacaacaacgacgtcgacgacgacgacgacggctcCGAAACGCAGCAAAGCAACGCTTGTCACTTGCACCGCCGAGTTGCATGCCCCATCGTCAGTTGCTCCaactccagctgctgctcctccttcCACCTGCTCTGAGTACCTGCCCAAGAAGCACAAGCTAACGCTGCCTTtgtccagcagcagcagcagcggcgtccAGCGATCAACAGCCAACAGTCGACTGCAGTCGGGGGCTGGCAAAGTGAAGCCTCTGAAGCCACCAatgggcaacagcaacaactccgGCAGCAACAATCACAGCCACAATGTCGTTGGCCTCTCGCCAACACGCGCCAGACCTGGATCGCCCAGCAAGCATCTGGCTCAAAGGCACACGGCCGCCACAGCGCAGCGTCAGCACAACAATGGTAAAAGCCTCAAATCACTTGAAACTAATCGGAGAATAAATTTATAGAACTATATTTAAGCTAGCTCAGTGATGATTGAATGATTCcctcaatttaaatttagtttttatgctTGATATAAGCAGGAGCATTTTATTTCTAAGAATATCTTAGAGGAAACTTTGTataacattaaacaaaattaattactgGGCAACTGTTATACTTCTTTGTAAGTTTACAGCTTAAACAATTTGCAGAATTCGTTGCTTAACAAACTGAATGTATGTTGCTTTCTTAAACTTTATCCCTATATATCCTATCTCTGTAAAATCGGAGAATAGATTTAATGAACTGTATTTAAGGTAGCTTAGCTGAAGACACATGAGCGACTAAGTTCAATtcagttttttagtttttatgctTGATATTAGGAAGAGCATTTTATTTCTAAGAATATCTTAGAGGAAACTTAGTGTAAAATTGAACCAAATTAATTACTGGGCAACTGTTATACTGCTCTGTAAGTTTACAGCTTAAACAAGTTGCAGAATTCGTTGCTAATCAAAGTGTTTTATTGCTTTCTTCAATTTACTACCTATTTATGCAACTCAATTTGTAAAACAGTCGTACAAAATTATAGTATAATGTGTATAACAGTTTCTTTTGTCGTTAGAACTAAAAGTATTCATTGTTAAGCAAACTGTATGACAGTTGACCAGAAATTATCTAGCTTTACTTCAATTTGTTCTCAATTTATGCAACCAACAATTTTTTACAAGCTAGCTAATATGTTTCAGTAGcttcatattttattactattaaaaTATGCTGTACATCATGCTTCCAGAGAATCACTATTTAAATTACCACTGTATAACAGTTATAACACTATCGATCTACTCTTCCACAATTACTATTAAAATGGTTATACATAGTAGTTATCCGACATTTTTAAATGCACCACTGTATAACAGTTATAACATTCTCTTACACAATGCTTAGAATTTATCACAAATTCGTCCCATATTTATCCGACCTTAAACATACCACTGTATAACAGTTAAAATACTCTCTGGTTATCCATAACATTTGCACA
This region includes:
- the LOC133849047 gene encoding LIM domain kinase 1 isoform X4 — its product is MIDVNLTNLHIGDRILEVNGTPVSNSSVEQIDKLIRSNEKMLQLTVEHDPVQVCRSCSQADIQRASSASTLILPLSTSASSVEVGGRGRERLYKAAESNGTKARKMRQQTLQQQQQQQQQQSQHQQHHQQQQQPQLLKEKERCSSLSKLLDEQHTAQQHSAHPQLYDLSRTQSCRVVQKPQRIFRASDLVMGEKLGEGFFGKVYKVTHRLTGELMVLKELHRADEEAQKNFIKEVAVLRLLDHRHVLKFIGVLYKDKKLHMVTEYVAGGCLKELIHDPAQSLSWPQRVCLARDIACGMSYLHSMNIIHRDLNSMNCLVREDRSVIVADFGLARSVDAPRLSTANANASNSNSPAASSGFDSSAALSPSGTMRRSKSRQRRQRYTVVGNPYWMAPEMMKGLKYDEKVDVFSFGIMLCEIIGRVEADPDYMPRNSDFSLNQQEFREKFCAHCPEAFVKVAFVCCDLNPDMRPCFETLYIWLEQLRSLLDAQQTPPARLLHEIENFQDSYISSEDALSPTSQRSLDNLTAEATTTTEAAAEEKENVEQQPAEQQVVMRAQDIPKSPHLGKDFSPSGERLRDSMRARRRQRFLGAQQQLRGLTPETTSTERALKQALKKCRPFGEKGYLVDLRPGGELQLNDVRDLNNYSDVDSSCDTSLNYHEVNATTTTTTTAMETPPPPPTPPPPPPPLEHRLAFEDMRTRLHQCRSKFEHLEEANRRNFSQAQHSMRNFFKTPPVALKMFQRLEHEASLNGNGNNNNNNNNTSTPPPLRRINQTPIFGRRQLPAALPQLPQSESLEHLAATAKQSTTTATTTTSTTTTTAPKRSKATLVTCTAELHAPSSVAPTPAAAPPSTCSEYLPKKHKLTLPLSSSSSSGVQRSTANSRLQSGAGKVKPLKPPMGNSNNSGSNNHSHNVVGLSPTRARPGSPSKHLAQRHTAATAQRQHNNVSAAYQQQQHQQAASQGGKSSRLSILSPEKVHRLGARLSDQKQQAAAAAAALNGRAGGASAAMTTTTAAGSTGGGERRRRAPPPPPVRTHFNTRC
- the LOC133849047 gene encoding LIM domain kinase 1 isoform X1 — protein: MQMQMQQQKELKQQQRGGSVVSGSVLPTCASCLCPLLTSPSTKKHNDEPIVMALGQQWHCDCFRCSVCDSHLHNWYFERENLLYCRDDYYARFGDACQQCMAVITGPVMVAGEHKFHPECFCCAACGSFIGEGESYALVERSKLYCGQCYGKKSRLPIDARPRITKAGKPMHSIRLVEIPKDATPGLRVDGGALDDGCPTVRITDLICKFYGRMGKYAFSLLTSVADRCCASYRIDVNLTNLHIGDRILEVNGTPVSNSSVEQIDKLIRSNEKMLQLTVEHDPVQVCRSCSQADIQRASSASTLILPLSTSASSVEVGGRGRERLYKAAESNGTKARKMRQQTLQQQQQQQQQQSQHQQHHQQQQQPQLLKEKERCSSLSKLLDEQHTAQQHSAHPQLYDLSRTQSCRVVQKPQRIFRASDLVMGEKLGEGFFGKVYKVTHRLTGELMVLKELHRADEEAQKNFIKEVAVLRLLDHRHVLKFIGVLYKDKKLHMVTEYVAGGCLKELIHDPAQSLSWPQRVCLARDIACGMSYLHSMNIIHRDLNSMNCLVREDRSVIVADFGLARSVDAPRLSTANANASNSNSPAASSGFDSSAALSPSGTMRRSKSRQRRQRYTVVGNPYWMAPEMMKGLKYDEKVDVFSFGIMLCEIIGRVEADPDYMPRNSDFSLNQQEFREKFCAHCPEAFVKVAFVCCDLNPDMRPCFETLYIWLEQLRSLLDAQQTPPARLLHEIENFQDSYISSEDALSPTSQRSLDNLTAEATTTTEAAAEEKENVEQQPAEQQVVMRAQDIPKSPHLGKDFSPSGERLRDSMRARRRQRFLGAQQQLRGLTPETTSTERALKQALKKCRPFGEKGYLVDLRPGGELQLNDVRDLNNYSDVDSSCDTSLNYHEVNATTTTTTTAMETPPPPPTPPPPPPPLEHRLAFEDMRTRLHQCRSKFEHLEEANRRNFSQAQHSMRNFFKTPPVALKMFQRLEHEASLNGNGNNNNNNNNTSTPPPLRRINQTPIFGRRQLPAALPQLPQSESLEHLAATAKQSTTTATTTTSTTTTTAPKRSKATLVTCTAELHAPSSVAPTPAAAPPSTCSEYLPKKHKLTLPLSSSSSSGVQRSTANSRLQSGAGKVKPLKPPMGNSNNSGSNNHSHNVVGLSPTRARPGSPSKHLAQRHTAATAQRQHNNVSAAYQQQQHQQAASQGGKSSRLSILSPEKVHRLGARLSDQKQQAAAAAAALNGRAGGASAAMTTTTAAGSTGGGERRRRAPPPPPVRTHFNTRC
- the LOC133849047 gene encoding LIM domain kinase 1 isoform X3, translated to MQMQMQQQKELKQQQRGGSVVSGSVLPTCASCLCPLLTSPSTKKHNDEPIVMALGQQWHCDCFRCSVCDSHLHNWYFERENLLYCRDDYYARFGDACQQCMAVITGPVMVAGEHKFHPECFCCAACGSFIGEGESYALVERSKLYCGQCYGKKSRLPIDARPRITKAGKPMHSIRLVEIPKDATPGLRVDGGALDDGCPTVRITEIDVNLTNLHIGDRILEVNGTPVSNSSVEQIDKLIRSNEKMLQLTVEHDPVQVCRSCSQADIQRASSASTLILPLSTSASSVEVGGRGRERLYKAAESNGTKARKMRQQTLQQQQQQQQQQSQHQQHHQQQQQPQLLKEKERCSSLSKLLDEQHTAQQHSAHPQLYDLSRTQSCRVVQKPQRIFRASDLVMGEKLGEGFFGKVYKVTHRLTGELMVLKELHRADEEAQKNFIKEVAVLRLLDHRHVLKFIGVLYKDKKLHMVTEYVAGGCLKELIHDPAQSLSWPQRVCLARDIACGMSYLHSMNIIHRDLNSMNCLVREDRSVIVADFGLARSVDAPRLSTANANASNSNSPAASSGFDSSAALSPSGTMRRSKSRQRRQRYTVVGNPYWMAPEMMKGLKYDEKVDVFSFGIMLCEIIGRVEADPDYMPRNSDFSLNQQEFREKFCAHCPEAFVKVAFVCCDLNPDMRPCFETLYIWLEQLRSLLDAQQTPPARLLHEIENFQDSYISSEDALSPTSQRSLDNLTAEATTTTEAAAEEKENVEQQPAEQQVVMRAQDIPKSPHLGKDFSPSGERLRDSMRARRRQRFLGAQQQLRGLTPETTSTERALKQALKKCRPFGEKGYLVDLRPGGELQLNDVRDLNNYSDVDSSCDTSLNYHEVNATTTTTTTAMETPPPPPTPPPPPPPLEHRLAFEDMRTRLHQCRSKFEHLEEANRRNFSQAQHSMRNFFKTPPVALKMFQRLEHEASLNGNGNNNNNNNNTSTPPPLRRINQTPIFGRRQLPAALPQLPQSESLEHLAATAKQSTTTATTTTSTTTTTAPKRSKATLVTCTAELHAPSSVAPTPAAAPPSTCSEYLPKKHKLTLPLSSSSSSGVQRSTANSRLQSGAGKVKPLKPPMGNSNNSGSNNHSHNVVGLSPTRARPGSPSKHLAQRHTAATAQRQHNNVSAAYQQQQHQQAASQGGKSSRLSILSPEKVHRLGARLSDQKQQAAAAAAALNGRAGGASAAMTTTTAAGSTGGGERRRRAPPPPPVRTHFNTRC
- the LOC133849047 gene encoding LIM domain kinase 1 isoform X2; this translates as MQMQMQQQKELKQQQRGGSVVSGSVLPTCASCLCPLLTSPSTKKHNDEPIVMALGQQWHCDCFRCSVCDSHLHNWYFERENLLYCRDDYYARFGDACQQCMAVITGPVMVAGEHKFHPECFCCAACGSFIGEGESYALVERSKLYCGQCYGKKSRLPIDARPRITKAGKPMHSIRLVEIPKDATPGLRVDGGALDDGCPTVRITDLICKFYGRMGKYAFSLLTSVADRCCASYRIDVNLTNLHIGDRILEVNGTPVSNSSVEQIDKLIRSNEKMLQLTVEHDPVQVCRSCSQADIQRASSASTLILPLSTSASSVEVGGRGRERLYKAAESNGTKARKMRQQTLQQQQQQQQQQSQHQQHHQQQQQPQLLKEKERCSSLSKLLDEQHTAQQHSAHPQLYDLSRTQSCRVVQKPQRIFRASDLVMGEKLGEGFFGKVYKVTHRLTGELMVLKELHRADEEAQKNFIKEVAVLRLLDHRHVLKFIGVLYKDKKLHMVTEYVAGGCLKELIHDPAQSLSWPQRVCLARDIACGMSYLHSMNIIHRDLNSMNCLVREDRSVIVADFGLARSVDAPRLSTANANASNSNSPAASSGFDSSAALSPSGTMRRSKSRQRRQRYTVVGNPYWMAPEMMKGLKYDEKVDVFSFGIMLCEIIGRVEADPDYMPRNSDFSLNQQEFREKFCAHCPEAFVKVAFVCCDLNPDMRPCFETLYIWLEQLRSLLDAQQTPPARLLHEIENFQDSYISSEDALSPTSQRSLDNLTAEATTTTEAAAEEKENVEQQPAEQQVVMRAQDIPKSPHLGKDFSPSGERLRDSMRARRRQRFLGAQQQLRGLTPETTSTERALKQALKKCRPFGEKGYLVDLRPGGELQLNDVRDLNNYSDVDSSCDTSLNYHEVNATTTTTTTAMETPPPPPTPPPPPPPLEHRLAFEDMRTRLHQCRSKFEHLEEANRRNFSQAQHSMRNFFKTPPVALKMFQRLEHEASLNGNGNNNNNNNNTSTPPPLRRINQTPIFGRRQLPAALPQLPQSESLEHLAATAKQSTTTATTTTSTTTTTAPKRSKATLVTCTAELHAPSSVAPTPAAAPPSTCSEYLPKKHKLTLPLSSSSSSGVQRSTANSRLQSGAGKVKPLKPPMGNSNNSGSNNHSHNVVGLSPTRARPGSPSKHLAQRHTAATAQRQHNNGKSQQQQHQQAASQGGKSSRLSILSPEKVHRLGARLSDQKQQAAAAAAALNGRAGGASAAMTTTTAAGSTGGGERRRRAPPPPPVRTHFNTRC